A single Oceanivirga salmonicida DNA region contains:
- the asnS gene encoding asparagine--tRNA ligase, giving the protein MELREILKNIENFENKEVKLSGWVKKNRDQKKYGFIEFNDGSHFNSIQIVYDENLDNFSDIAKLNVYSSITVEGKIVKSLGKGQSYEIVATNIVILNESPLDYPLQNKRHSFEFLRSIAHLRPRTNTFNAVFRVRSLLSYAIHKFFQEKGFIYVHTPILTGTDAEGAGEMFGVTTLDIMSKEKKDFKEDFFGKPAYLTVTGQLHVESFTSAFRNTYTFGPTFRAEESNTTKHAAEFWMIEPELAFADINVNMDIIEEMIKYIIRYVFDNAKDEMQFFNSFIEKGLIDKLNNILENGFARVTYTKAIEMLQESKHKFDLEVTWGMDLKTEHERYLAEVLFKRPVFVTDYPKDIKAFYMKLNDDNKTVRAVDLLAPGIGEIVGGSQREEDYDKLLRVIEEKGLNKEDYSWYLDLRRFGSFAHSGFGLGFERMLMYITGMANIRDVIPFPRTNKTLEY; this is encoded by the coding sequence ATGGAACTTAGGGAAATACTAAAAAATATTGAAAACTTTGAAAATAAAGAAGTAAAGCTTTCTGGTTGGGTTAAAAAAAATAGAGACCAAAAAAAATATGGCTTCATAGAATTTAATGATGGTTCTCATTTTAACTCTATACAAATAGTATATGATGAGAATTTAGATAATTTTTCTGATATAGCAAAACTAAATGTGTATTCATCAATAACGGTTGAAGGTAAAATTGTTAAATCATTAGGAAAAGGTCAATCATATGAGATAGTGGCTACTAATATAGTGATTTTAAATGAAAGTCCACTAGATTACCCATTACAAAATAAAAGACATAGTTTTGAATTTTTAAGAAGCATAGCACATTTAAGACCAAGAACTAATACTTTTAATGCAGTATTTAGAGTAAGATCATTATTATCATATGCTATACATAAATTTTTCCAAGAAAAAGGATTTATTTATGTACATACACCAATACTAACAGGAACTGATGCAGAAGGTGCAGGAGAAATGTTTGGTGTTACAACATTAGATATAATGTCAAAAGAAAAAAAAGATTTTAAAGAAGATTTTTTTGGAAAACCTGCATACTTAACTGTTACAGGTCAATTACATGTAGAGTCATTTACGTCAGCATTTAGAAATACTTATACTTTTGGACCTACATTTAGAGCAGAAGAGTCAAATACAACTAAACATGCTGCTGAGTTTTGGATGATAGAACCTGAATTAGCATTTGCAGATATAAATGTTAATATGGACATTATAGAAGAAATGATAAAATATATTATAAGATATGTATTTGATAATGCAAAAGATGAAATGCAATTTTTCAATAGTTTTATTGAAAAAGGTTTAATTGATAAACTTAATAATATATTAGAAAATGGTTTTGCAAGAGTTACATACACTAAGGCAATAGAAATGTTGCAAGAATCTAAACATAAATTTGATTTAGAAGTTACTTGGGGTATGGATTTAAAGACAGAGCATGAAAGATATTTAGCAGAAGTTTTATTTAAAAGACCTGTTTTTGTTACAGATTATCCAAAAGATATTAAAGCTTTTTATATGAAATTAAATGATGACAATAAAACAGTTAGAGCAGTAGATTTATTAGCACCAGGTATAGGAGAAATAGTTGGTGGAAGTCAAAGGGAAGAAGATTATGATAAATTATTAAGAGTAATTGAAGAAAAAGGTCTTAATAAAGAGGATTATTCTTGGTATCTAGATTTAAGAAGATTTGGAAGCTTTGCACATTCAGGATTTGGGTTAGGATTTGAAAGAATGTTAATGTATATAACTGGAATGGCAAATATTAGAGATGTGATACCTTTTCCAAGAACTAATAAAACTTTAGAATATTAG
- a CDS encoding tetratricopeptide repeat protein: MNKKIFTFAIFITSIVFADFLSGIQEIDKYIQKNNYKEALSKSEKLLEEDLTNDDRAILLSIIDEIKSKMPTKGTNAKTEIVVEDKKEDTKENIVTPTTEKVTRIKYSEYDKYEKEILATNNSLAINDFANWYISQGLYEKAMNVALKDPNRSNENIYLAATAARMLGQYDKSIALYNEVLSMDPNHAKSYLGLAVNYKLKKHFSIAVNYLNKYKEYNNSTEIENQIEKLRALE; this comes from the coding sequence ATGAATAAAAAAATATTTACTTTCGCTATATTTATTACTAGTATTGTATTTGCAGATTTTTTATCTGGAATTCAAGAAATAGATAAATATATACAAAAAAATAATTATAAAGAAGCATTATCAAAAAGTGAAAAACTTTTAGAAGAAGATTTAACTAATGATGATAGGGCAATACTTTTGTCTATAATCGATGAAATTAAATCTAAAATGCCTACAAAAGGCACAAATGCTAAGACAGAAATTGTAGTTGAAGATAAAAAAGAAGATACAAAAGAAAATATTGTTACACCAACAACAGAAAAAGTTACTAGGATTAAATACAGTGAATATGATAAATATGAAAAAGAAATATTAGCTACAAACAACTCATTGGCTATAAATGATTTTGCTAATTGGTATATAAGCCAAGGTTTATATGAAAAAGCCATGAATGTTGCTTTAAAAGACCCAAACAGAAGTAATGAAAATATTTATTTAGCAGCAACAGCAGCTAGAATGTTAGGACAATATGATAAGTCAATAGCACTATATAATGAGGTTTTAAGTATGGATCCTAATCATGCTAAGTCATATTTAGGATTAGCAGTAAACTATAAGTTAAAAAAACATTTTAGTATTGCTGTAAATTATTTAAATAAATATAAAGAGTATAATAACTCTACAGAAATAGAAAATCAAATTGAAAAATTACGAGCCCTAGAATAG
- a CDS encoding DNA-processing protein DprA, translating into MKWVNLINSNLKDKEIRKLMLDNNSIDDLLFNIDNYEDNIKYEIEKAYKNEIYTKDYRIISYYDSEYPEYLKHIPNFPVFLYLKGKKLNLKKSVSVVGTRNYTDLGKKSCEKIISDLANYNNMNIVSGLAKGIDSIALKKAVDLNITPVAIMPTDILSCYPIENIKLKEKIEEIGTLISEFRINTKLNKKNFVIRNRLIAGISRAVYIAQSFKSGGSMITAKFAMDYNKEIYCTPSNIFDKSFEGCNDLIMKNGAKLINSGYDIGYEYGWRKKSEEIFSNS; encoded by the coding sequence ATGAAATGGGTAAATTTGATAAATTCAAATTTAAAAGATAAAGAAATTAGAAAATTAATGTTAGATAATAATAGTATAGATGATTTATTATTTAACATTGATAATTATGAAGATAACATAAAATATGAAATTGAAAAAGCATATAAAAATGAAATATATACAAAAGATTACAGAATAATTAGTTATTATGATAGTGAATATCCAGAATATTTGAAGCATATTCCTAATTTTCCTGTATTCTTGTATTTAAAAGGTAAAAAATTAAACTTAAAAAAATCTGTATCAGTTGTAGGAACTAGAAATTATACTGATTTAGGTAAAAAAAGTTGTGAAAAAATTATTAGTGATTTAGCGAATTACAATAATATGAATATAGTTAGTGGATTAGCAAAAGGAATAGATAGTATAGCATTAAAAAAAGCAGTAGACTTAAACATAACACCTGTGGCTATAATGCCAACAGATATACTAAGTTGCTACCCAATAGAAAATATTAAGTTAAAAGAAAAAATAGAGGAAATAGGAACTTTAATAAGCGAATTTAGAATAAACACCAAACTTAATAAAAAAAATTTCGTTATAAGAAATAGACTAATAGCAGGAATATCAAGAGCAGTATATATAGCACAAAGTTTTAAATCAGGTGGCTCTATGATAACAGCTAAATTTGCTATGGACTATAACAAAGAAATATATTGTACACCAAGTAATATATTTGATAAGTCATTTGAAGGTTGTAATGATTTAATCATGAAAAATGGAGCAAAATTAATAAATAGTGGTTATGATATAGGATACGAATATGGTTGGAGGAAGAAAAGTGAAGAAATATTTAGTAATAGTTGA